Genomic window (Ignisphaera cupida):
TCTTTATTGCTGGTCCCCTGGGATATGCAAGTTGAAGACATGGCAAGCCATATCTTTCAGCAGCTTCTCTAACACTAAACCACATACTCAGCATAGTGTCTTCGTATTGACTACCCCAGTAAACAGTAGCTGCAACAGCATCAGCACCAAGAGCAATAGCATCCTCAACATAGCCAAAAACACTTTGAAGCATTCTCTGATCCTCAGGCCTTAAATTAGTTTTGCTAGTCACTTTAACAATTAAAGCTGTTTTATTAGCCCAAACATCATGTGTTAAATAAGCCATGCCAGGCAAAAGCATAACAGCATCAACACCAGCATCAACAACTTTTCTAAGTATCACCTTGGGATCGATATGCTCAGAAGGAAAATCCTTTGGACCATGCTCAACACCATGATCAAAAGCAAACACAACAGCCCTTCCACTTCTTAAAATTCTTGAAAGCCTAACTTTTTTACCAATAAAATTAAACACCAAAGTACAACACCAAAATATTATATAGAGGACATAATTATATAAATTTATTGTAAAGTATTTTGAAGAATCTTCAACATTACTTCATTTACAACTGAAAGCATACAAGCTTTCTATTTTATGTTTTCTACTGATGATGATAATAGCATTTAGTGTTTTGATGATGAGTTGCACTAAGAAGTTGATGCGGAATTGGCAACACAGAAAAAAGTTCAGATGGGGGATCTCTAATCATTCTGATTGTTCAGCAAATGACAGATATAAACCCGAATAGATGCTGGAAACCAAGAATTGCCCCCGTTGAAGTCACCGCTCTTTAGAGCTGGGAGGAGGT
Coding sequences:
- the fba gene encoding class I fructose-bisphosphate aldolase; the protein is MVFNFIGKKVRLSRILRSGRAVVFAFDHGVEHGPKDFPSEHIDPKVILRKVVDAGVDAVMLLPGMAYLTHDVWANKTALIVKVTSKTNLRPEDQRMLQSVFGYVEDAIALGADAVAATVYWGSQYEDTMLSMWFSVREAAERYGLPCLQLAYPRGPAIKNMYDVEVVKYGVRAAIESGADLIKTYYTGSRETFAEVVRVAAGVPVLMSGGPAREKPMDFLVDVKNVVEAGASGVVVGRNVFQHKNPSGMIKAIMAIVHDNKEPEDVIKYVE